A genomic stretch from Aerococcaceae bacterium zg-1292 includes:
- a CDS encoding UvrD-helicase domain-containing protein translates to MSTLLKNIEQLNDKQREAVLTTKGPVLIAAGAGSGKTRVLTHRIAYLIEEVGVNPWNILAITFTNKAASEMRERVQQLVGEQASQIWVATFHAMCARILRREAEHIGYDRNFTIIDTGEQQTLMKQVIKELNLDSERFNYKQLLSVIDTAKNEGKMPEEFASEAGGYIDNIHADVYRKYQSRLMAANAMDFNDLILLTVRLLQTNEAIRQFYQQKFQYIHVDEYQDTNHSQYQLVQLLSGLLRNVCVVGDADQSIYGWRGANMENILNFEQDYPDAKVILLEQNYRSTQTILKAANSVIANNTKRKDKALWSDKESGEKVKYYQADTDRDEAQFVIENIHEIKKELAYKNRDFAVLYRTQAQSRNLEDQFLHANIPYKIVGGLKFYSRKEIQDTLAYLRLIDNPDDNLSFNRIINVPKRGIGQATIDKLASFADELNVSWFKAIDYLTQSSISKAAQTKLVSFSHMIRQLQQQIEFLTMSELVEQVWEHTGYIDALKKVGDIESLNRIENLEEFASVTKQFDESDGLAVVESDPDFMQSNEVEDTNESSSDSIVSNAESNNSIFLLDNETTPEQVTQLTRFLTDISLVSDTVEDETMEDLVTLMTLHAAKGLEFPVVFMVGMEDGLFPLSRAIEDDDELEEERRLAYVGMTRAEKQLFLSGARSRLLYGRYQHNVPSRFINEIESKLIEKIGGTSSSYLAAQQAMMQRGLGITPKPKPPVQKAAQLAANKVALSGKRPKSVTRTGASDNKNQSWAAGDKVEHTKWGVGTVVQVSENKSDTTLSIAFPNQGIKQVIAAYAPITKL, encoded by the coding sequence GTGTCAACATTATTAAAAAATATTGAACAGTTAAATGATAAACAACGTGAAGCTGTATTGACGACGAAAGGGCCAGTATTAATTGCAGCCGGAGCTGGTAGTGGGAAAACGCGCGTGTTGACTCACCGAATTGCGTATTTAATCGAAGAAGTCGGAGTGAATCCGTGGAATATTTTAGCAATTACCTTCACGAACAAAGCTGCAAGTGAAATGCGCGAGCGGGTGCAACAACTTGTTGGGGAACAAGCCAGTCAAATATGGGTAGCGACCTTCCATGCGATGTGTGCACGTATTTTGCGTCGGGAAGCAGAACATATCGGATATGACCGCAATTTTACGATTATCGATACAGGCGAACAACAAACCTTGATGAAACAGGTAATTAAGGAATTAAACTTAGATAGTGAACGCTTTAATTACAAGCAATTATTATCAGTCATCGACACCGCAAAAAACGAGGGAAAGATGCCAGAAGAATTTGCAAGTGAAGCGGGAGGTTATATTGATAATATCCATGCGGATGTATATCGTAAGTATCAGTCTCGTTTAATGGCAGCCAATGCAATGGATTTTAATGATTTAATCTTACTGACTGTGCGCCTGTTACAAACCAATGAGGCCATTCGTCAATTTTATCAACAGAAATTTCAATATATTCATGTCGACGAGTATCAAGATACCAACCACAGTCAATATCAATTAGTTCAATTATTATCAGGCTTATTACGTAATGTCTGTGTCGTTGGGGATGCTGACCAGAGTATTTATGGCTGGCGTGGTGCTAACATGGAAAATATTTTGAACTTCGAACAAGATTATCCGGATGCAAAAGTGATTTTACTGGAACAGAATTATCGCTCGACACAAACAATTTTAAAGGCGGCCAATAGTGTCATCGCTAATAATACGAAGCGTAAAGATAAAGCACTGTGGTCAGATAAAGAGTCGGGTGAGAAGGTCAAATATTACCAAGCAGATACTGATCGTGATGAGGCGCAATTTGTCATTGAAAATATTCATGAGATAAAAAAAGAGTTAGCGTATAAAAACCGTGATTTTGCAGTGTTATATCGAACGCAAGCGCAGTCACGAAACTTAGAAGATCAGTTTCTACACGCGAATATTCCATATAAAATTGTTGGCGGCTTGAAGTTTTATTCGCGTAAAGAAATTCAAGATACCTTAGCTTATTTACGTTTGATAGATAATCCAGACGATAATCTTAGCTTTAACCGAATTATTAATGTTCCAAAACGTGGTATTGGCCAAGCGACGATTGATAAATTAGCGAGTTTTGCTGATGAGTTAAATGTAAGTTGGTTTAAAGCAATTGATTATTTGACACAATCATCCATTAGTAAAGCAGCACAGACTAAATTAGTGAGTTTTTCTCATATGATACGCCAACTTCAACAACAGATTGAGTTTTTAACTATGAGTGAGTTGGTTGAACAGGTTTGGGAGCATACAGGGTACATTGATGCGCTGAAAAAGGTAGGCGACATCGAATCGTTAAATCGTATTGAAAACCTAGAAGAGTTCGCGTCAGTTACGAAGCAATTTGATGAATCGGATGGTTTAGCTGTAGTAGAATCAGACCCTGATTTTATGCAGTCGAATGAAGTAGAAGATACCAATGAGTCATCTTCGGATAGTATCGTTTCAAATGCTGAATCGAACAATTCTATTTTCTTGTTAGACAATGAAACAACACCCGAGCAGGTCACACAATTAACACGCTTTTTAACCGATATTTCTCTTGTAAGTGATACAGTTGAAGATGAAACAATGGAAGATTTGGTTACATTAATGACACTTCATGCAGCTAAGGGTTTAGAGTTTCCAGTCGTGTTTATGGTGGGGATGGAAGATGGCTTATTTCCCTTATCACGTGCAATAGAAGACGATGACGAATTGGAAGAAGAACGTCGCTTAGCCTATGTGGGGATGACACGAGCCGAAAAACAATTGTTTTTATCTGGTGCTCGTTCACGCTTATTGTATGGGCGTTATCAACATAATGTTCCAAGCCGTTTTATCAATGAAATTGAAAGTAAATTAATCGAAAAAATAGGTGGGACAAGTTCATCATATTTAGCGGCACAACAAGCAATGATGCAACGTGGACTAGGTATTACACCAAAACCAAAGCCGCCGGTACAAAAAGCAGCACAATTAGCAGCCAATAAAGTAGCATTAAGTGGTAAGCGACCTAAATCGGTGACTCGAACCGGTGCAAGCGATAATAAAAATCAATCGTGGGCAGCAGGTGACAAGGTTGAGCACACAAAATGGGGCGTCGGTACGGTTGTGCAAGTGAGTGAAAATAAATCAGATACAACACTGAGCATCGCATTTCCAAATCAAGGGATAAAACAAGTAATTGCAGCCTATGCACCAATTACGAAATTATAA
- a CDS encoding CamS family sex pheromone protein — MNKKWIKATTYCSIVALLSGCLSNLDKEVNDKSKSADQVAVQSTANQLSNDFYRAVITDGRYQMGISASSNTNLSSPGNVLAFEEGLMRISKGVFPTDQYFLREGQIIDEETMTSWLSRESEDNPEGLNPSLARNERETQNQDSSEEKEETTEGEQSQTRDNSQVIVDSTSTPIYLTQIMEKNLMVETEKGYALAGIVIGLAMNSVYEYTDSEGVRYEQEISLGEMRERARAYANIIVGRLRNTEALRSIPIVVGLFRQSGSKDIVGGTYVMHGISREGNYVSDWTEQNEYRVALPMANSSDLNGQYTYFNNFMNQVKDFFPHLNGITGDALYIDNALASLNIKIVTQFYQQTEITALAQHVTDVANKQLPEGVPIEISIVSAHGAEALISRKADETQFKAHIYKQ, encoded by the coding sequence ATGAATAAAAAATGGATAAAAGCGACGACGTATTGTTCAATTGTAGCTCTTTTATCAGGTTGCTTGAGTAATTTGGATAAGGAAGTGAACGATAAGTCTAAATCAGCTGATCAAGTAGCGGTACAATCTACTGCCAATCAGCTGTCAAATGATTTTTACCGAGCGGTGATTACTGATGGTCGGTATCAAATGGGCATTTCTGCCAGTAGCAATACGAATTTAAGTTCCCCTGGTAATGTCTTAGCATTTGAAGAAGGACTGATGCGTATTAGTAAAGGGGTTTTCCCGACAGATCAATATTTCTTGCGTGAAGGACAAATTATTGATGAAGAAACGATGACTAGCTGGTTATCACGAGAATCAGAAGATAATCCTGAGGGTTTGAATCCATCACTAGCACGTAATGAACGTGAAACGCAAAACCAAGACTCCAGTGAAGAAAAGGAAGAGACAACCGAAGGCGAACAATCACAAACACGTGATAATTCGCAAGTCATTGTTGATTCAACGTCAACACCAATTTATTTGACACAAATTATGGAAAAAAACTTGATGGTTGAAACAGAAAAAGGTTATGCGCTAGCTGGTATTGTGATTGGTTTAGCAATGAATAGCGTGTATGAATATACGGACAGTGAAGGTGTTCGGTATGAACAAGAAATTTCACTCGGTGAAATGCGTGAACGCGCACGGGCTTATGCCAATATTATTGTCGGACGTTTACGTAATACCGAAGCGCTGCGTTCGATTCCGATTGTTGTAGGTCTCTTCAGACAGTCTGGCTCAAAAGATATTGTCGGCGGAACTTATGTGATGCATGGCATTTCACGTGAAGGTAATTATGTTTCTGATTGGACGGAGCAAAATGAATATCGTGTGGCGTTACCGATGGCAAATAGTTCGGATTTAAACGGGCAATATACGTATTTTAATAACTTCATGAATCAGGTGAAAGATTTCTTCCCGCATTTAAATGGTATTACAGGTGATGCTTTATATATTGACAATGCCTTAGCGTCATTAAATATTAAAATTGTCACACAATTTTATCAACAAACCGAAATTACGGCACTTGCTCAGCACGTGACTGATGTTGCCAATAAGCAGTTGCCTGAAGGTGTTCCGATAGAAATAAGTATTGTATCCGCTCATGGTGCAGAAGCCTTGATTTCAAGGAAGGCAGATGAGACGCAGTTTAAAGCGCATATTTATAAACAATAA
- the gatA gene encoding Asp-tRNA(Asn)/Glu-tRNA(Gln) amidotransferase subunit GatA, translating into MTVFPQTITEIKKGLKQGDFTAVELVEHTYRQIDEIDAKVESFLALNKEAALEAARLADERGYGDDAPVLNGVPIAVKDNIVTKDLTTTAASKMLEDFVPTYDATVVEKLKAAGAVIIGKVNLDEFAMGASTERSAFKITRNPWDLDRVPGGSSGGSGAVVASRQVPASLGTDTGGSIRQPAAFNGIVGLKPTYGTVSRYGLIAFGSSLDQIGPMTLTVEDNALLLDVIAGHDVHDSTSLNELSMNYGVKMGQSLEGMKIAFPKEYKAEVIAPDIRKAMEQAGAYFQSQGAIVEEVSLPLLKYGINVYYIISSAEASSNLQRFDGVRYGYRSESAKTLEEVYIQSRSEGFGEEVKRRIMLGTYSLSSGQFDKFFKQAAQVRTLIKQELDRVFDTYDVIMGPTTTSTAFEIGGRVKDPIAMYVEDLLTVTANIAGLPGISIPAGFDQSGLPIGLQLMAKPLDEATLYQVAYDFERNHDFATQAPSL; encoded by the coding sequence ATGACAGTATTTCCACAAACAATTACTGAAATCAAAAAAGGTTTAAAACAAGGTGATTTTACAGCTGTTGAGTTGGTTGAACATACGTATCGCCAAATCGACGAAATTGATGCGAAAGTAGAGAGCTTTTTAGCACTAAACAAAGAAGCAGCTTTAGAAGCAGCTCGTCTAGCAGATGAACGTGGCTATGGTGATGATGCACCTGTATTAAATGGTGTGCCAATTGCTGTAAAAGATAATATTGTTACCAAAGATCTAACAACGACTGCTGCAAGTAAAATGTTAGAAGATTTTGTACCGACCTATGATGCGACTGTTGTTGAAAAATTAAAAGCTGCTGGTGCCGTTATTATCGGTAAAGTAAACTTGGATGAGTTTGCCATGGGTGCGTCAACTGAGCGTTCAGCTTTTAAAATCACACGCAATCCGTGGGATTTAGACCGTGTACCTGGCGGTTCATCTGGTGGTTCAGGAGCTGTCGTAGCTAGTCGTCAAGTGCCTGCAAGTTTAGGGACTGATACAGGGGGAAGTATCCGCCAACCTGCCGCATTTAATGGAATTGTTGGTTTGAAACCGACTTATGGTACCGTATCTCGTTATGGTTTAATCGCTTTTGGTTCGTCATTAGACCAAATCGGACCGATGACGCTAACGGTTGAAGATAATGCCTTATTATTAGATGTTATTGCTGGACATGATGTTCACGATTCAACGAGTTTAAATGAATTGTCGATGAATTATGGTGTAAAAATGGGTCAATCGCTTGAAGGGATGAAAATTGCATTTCCTAAAGAATATAAAGCAGAAGTTATTGCACCTGATATTCGTAAAGCGATGGAACAAGCAGGCGCATACTTCCAAAGCCAAGGAGCAATTGTTGAAGAAGTATCCTTACCATTATTAAAATATGGTATTAATGTATATTACATTATTTCATCTGCAGAAGCATCGTCTAACTTACAACGATTTGATGGTGTGCGTTATGGATATCGTTCGGAATCTGCTAAAACATTAGAAGAAGTGTATATTCAATCACGAAGTGAAGGTTTTGGAGAAGAAGTAAAACGTCGAATTATGTTAGGTACTTATAGTCTTAGCTCGGGTCAATTCGATAAATTCTTCAAACAAGCAGCACAAGTAAGAACCTTGATTAAGCAAGAGTTAGACCGTGTCTTTGATACGTATGATGTGATTATGGGACCTACAACAACGAGTACCGCGTTTGAAATTGGTGGACGTGTCAAAGATCCTATCGCGATGTACGTAGAAGACTTATTAACCGTTACTGCAAATATCGCTGGATTACCAGGTATTTCAATTCCGGCTGGATTTGATCAATCAGGGTTACCAATTGGTTTACAATTAATGGCAAAACCATTGGATGAAGCGACATTGTATCAAGTAGCATATGATTTCGAACGCAATCATGACTTTGCGACACAAGCACCATCATTATAG
- the ligA gene encoding NAD-dependent DNA ligase LigA, which yields MTKEYIQSELQQMIQQLNDYAYHYYVLDSPIATDAQYDALYRQVERIEQQHPEWIIPESPTQRVGDQLLAGFQKVSHAQAMYSLGNAFNEADIESFIDRVNQSVAGPVQFMCECKIDGLAVALTYENGRFIRGATRGDGTIGEDITHNLRTIPSIPLSLRQAITVEVRGEAYMPKDVFAQLNAQRDEQGEVPLANPRNAAAGALRQINPKAAKERKLNIFLYGAVVSDSFTPKSQADLFDQMQALGLRTNAFRRLCDTKAEVIEFIHEVGNARHELPYDIDGVVIKVNNFQQQNALGFTLKAPRWAIAYKFPAEVATTVVKQVEWTVGRTGVVTPTAVMDPVFLAGTTVQRATLHNIDFIEKLDVRLGDTVHLHKAGDIIPEVIEVLTAKRPADSIPLSIPTHCPQCKTELEQADGEVALRCVNPLCPAQQVAQLSHFVSRDAMNIVGLGKRIIEQLVQKDLVQTPADLYELTLDELLTLDKVKEKSAQKMLSAIEASKTQSVERLLFGLGIRHVGAKAARLMAETFGSMERIMNATQEELSAIEGLGTIISQSVVRYFSQPTSRALIERFSQLGVQLSYQGVTIEAADLADSPWLNKTVVITGTLEQFGRSELKAILEQRGAKVTSSVSKKTDIVIAGEAAGSKLTKAEELGIDIMDEVTLMQTLEQ from the coding sequence ATGACAAAAGAGTATATACAATCTGAGCTTCAGCAGATGATTCAGCAATTAAATGATTATGCCTATCATTATTATGTGCTGGATTCACCGATAGCAACAGATGCGCAATATGATGCGTTGTACCGACAAGTGGAACGAATTGAGCAACAACATCCTGAATGGATCATACCGGAATCTCCGACCCAACGGGTGGGCGATCAATTATTAGCAGGTTTTCAAAAAGTGAGTCATGCACAAGCGATGTACAGTCTCGGTAATGCATTTAATGAGGCAGATATCGAAAGCTTTATTGACCGTGTCAATCAGTCGGTGGCAGGTCCGGTTCAATTTATGTGTGAATGTAAAATTGATGGATTAGCTGTTGCTCTAACTTATGAAAATGGACGCTTTATACGTGGTGCGACGCGCGGTGATGGGACAATCGGTGAAGATATTACGCATAATTTGCGTACGATTCCATCGATTCCACTATCCTTACGTCAAGCGATCACGGTAGAAGTGCGTGGAGAAGCGTATATGCCAAAAGACGTATTTGCGCAACTCAATGCCCAACGCGATGAGCAAGGTGAAGTACCTTTAGCTAATCCGCGTAATGCGGCAGCAGGTGCGCTAAGACAAATAAATCCTAAAGCAGCTAAAGAGCGCAAATTAAATATTTTTTTATATGGTGCCGTTGTTAGTGATTCCTTTACACCAAAATCGCAAGCTGATTTATTTGATCAAATGCAAGCATTAGGATTGCGAACTAATGCGTTTCGACGTCTATGCGATACCAAGGCAGAAGTCATAGAATTTATCCATGAAGTTGGGAATGCCAGACATGAATTGCCGTATGATATCGATGGCGTAGTTATTAAGGTGAATAATTTTCAGCAGCAGAATGCCTTAGGTTTTACGCTCAAAGCGCCACGATGGGCGATTGCCTATAAGTTTCCAGCTGAAGTAGCGACTACGGTAGTCAAACAAGTAGAGTGGACGGTTGGTCGTACAGGAGTGGTGACACCGACTGCTGTGATGGATCCAGTGTTTCTAGCAGGAACAACTGTTCAGCGGGCAACCTTACATAATATTGATTTTATTGAGAAACTTGATGTGCGTCTGGGTGATACTGTACATTTGCACAAAGCGGGCGATATTATTCCAGAGGTTATCGAAGTGTTGACAGCAAAACGACCAGCAGATAGTATACCATTATCAATTCCAACTCATTGTCCTCAATGTAAAACCGAGTTGGAACAAGCAGATGGTGAGGTTGCTTTACGTTGTGTCAATCCATTATGTCCGGCACAGCAAGTGGCACAATTATCGCATTTTGTATCACGTGATGCGATGAATATTGTCGGTTTAGGTAAACGGATCATTGAACAACTTGTGCAAAAAGATTTGGTTCAAACGCCAGCAGATTTGTACGAACTGACACTCGATGAATTATTGACATTGGATAAAGTAAAAGAGAAATCGGCGCAAAAAATGCTTTCAGCCATTGAAGCGAGTAAAACTCAATCAGTCGAGCGACTATTATTTGGCTTAGGCATTCGGCATGTCGGTGCCAAAGCTGCTCGCTTGATGGCAGAAACATTTGGCTCGATGGAACGCATTATGAACGCTACGCAAGAAGAACTCAGTGCGATTGAAGGATTAGGTACAATTATTAGCCAGTCAGTGGTCCGCTATTTCAGCCAACCAACGTCAAGAGCGTTAATCGAAAGATTTTCTCAGCTAGGAGTGCAATTATCGTATCAAGGTGTTACAATAGAAGCAGCCGATTTAGCCGATAGTCCTTGGTTGAACAAAACTGTTGTAATCACCGGAACACTTGAACAATTTGGCCGCAGTGAATTGAAAGCAATTCTTGAACAACGAGGAGCCAAAGTAACCAGCAGTGTTTCCAAAAAAACAGATATCGTCATAGCCGGTGAAGCAGCAGGCAGTAAATTAACCAAAGCAGAAGAATTAGGCATCGACATAATGGATGAAGTAACATTAATGCAAACGTTAGAACAATAA
- the gatC gene encoding Asp-tRNA(Asn)/Glu-tRNA(Gln) amidotransferase subunit GatC: MTERDEIVRVANLAKLSFDEANLDAIASEFGSIIELVEHLQEVDTTGVEPTYHGNDLINVFREDKVVRGTKREGFLANAKTTQDGFIKVPAIIESEEA, from the coding sequence ATGACAGAACGTGATGAGATTGTACGTGTAGCCAATTTAGCAAAATTATCATTTGATGAAGCAAACTTAGATGCAATTGCGAGTGAATTTGGCAGTATTATTGAATTAGTAGAACATTTACAAGAAGTAGATACAACAGGTGTTGAGCCGACTTACCATGGGAATGATTTAATCAATGTCTTCCGCGAAGATAAAGTGGTGCGTGGTACGAAACGTGAAGGCTTCTTAGCTAATGCCAAAACGACACAAGATGGTTTTATTAAAGTACCAGCGATTATTGAAAGTGAGGAGGCTTAG
- a CDS encoding DUF4298 domain-containing protein — MKKDVIRFEKILNESQAMYDQLEDLLEKIAENESRMLALREYYYSEEYHRDVEISNQTDRYKDISHGVLSEDAVYNLMITSYQNSIRMLEVATQTLKHE; from the coding sequence ATGAAAAAAGATGTTATTCGATTTGAAAAGATATTAAATGAATCGCAAGCAATGTATGATCAATTAGAAGATTTGTTAGAAAAAATCGCTGAGAACGAGTCACGAATGCTAGCATTACGCGAGTATTATTATAGTGAAGAATACCATCGTGATGTTGAGATATCAAATCAAACTGATAGATATAAAGATATTTCTCATGGTGTTTTGTCAGAAGATGCTGTTTATAATTTGATGATTACAAGTTATCAGAACTCGATTCGCATGCTGGAAGTAGCAACACAAACATTAAAACATGAATAG
- a CDS encoding SNF2 helicase associated domain-containing protein gives MNIPKITSFGGYSLYHYLVVQEKRTNYTVSDVSVSFKKNKHYYKISGIVDDYRVTYEISNEGVILSVTEQKYYYGGIDRLTTTSWALILAVEKYGIEALMNKYDIVSYNGGDLLDEYEKYHQAFYREAIFNLLIQQRLDLIRFDSDEQVDMLPIFEWDRKEDGYRVRFKIGVDKMTFVKNFEKTLLTPLLNSEAVELNSKTTVILTEERFTERGRRCLEFIKRNRGFWVKDSQIMINNHTISDYVHLFSDDDEFGLTLWNKKLGLHVVEQDESSTKIEFNTNGLQKFGYSTEFMYGETLEGSPIYAPVTKWDSYIIDMFLNTRTIFLTNEQFQQLNEVLQDERTIFELIIDDQIKVEIPERLQFRVDMNESDDLVIEVRGKSEDSRIFNQINTFLESEYGAIYQSDSSTFFISNEESRDQFIFELLPQLNQLGDVYVSQTITNIARPRRVPIKLGVSVSKGYLQLSIDSDELDVNEIQRILKSYRQKQKYHLLGNGERIAIHQEQFQALDELLQELDLKKVPVRKERVPAYRYYQIKEMAQEFIEMDFDEKFLAMSDRKPEPIAKKILPTLREYQVAGVEWLLTLRKMELAGILADDMGLGKSLQLIAYLWSTRTKNSRASLIVAPASLLYNWEAEFKKFNAPFEVTVVTGNSLQREQLIEHALQNNCVLVTSYDYLRRDQELYQAYQFDTLVLDEAHYIKNHHTKSSAAVKNLKADYRLAMTGTPIENSLAELWSIFDFLMPGYLYTYHHFSKMFECPIVKEHDEEKEQRLKELVSPFVMRRLKKDTLHELPDKVEESYFVALSEEEQKIYQANLVQANQALATELDLKQSSIQVLALLTRLRQLAIDPRLIYDDIKQPSSKINATVELIQQVILNKQSVLLFSAFTSGLALIEEALQKVKIPYVMITGSTSKEKRRDAVELFQAGEVPVFLISLKAGGTGLNLTKASTVIHLDPWWNISAQNQATDRAHRMGQDEKVTVYKMISKGTIEEKIELLQADKKALSDAFIEQSTGAISQLSDEEIRNLFV, from the coding sequence TTGAATATTCCTAAAATTACATCATTTGGAGGTTATTCATTGTACCATTATTTAGTGGTGCAAGAAAAACGCACTAACTACACCGTTTCAGATGTATCTGTATCATTTAAAAAAAATAAGCATTATTATAAGATAAGCGGGATAGTCGATGATTATCGAGTCACGTACGAAATATCGAACGAGGGTGTTATTTTATCAGTAACAGAACAAAAATATTATTACGGTGGCATTGATCGGCTGACGACAACGAGTTGGGCATTGATATTAGCGGTTGAAAAATATGGTATCGAAGCTTTAATGAATAAGTATGATATTGTATCGTATAATGGGGGAGATTTACTCGATGAATATGAAAAATATCATCAAGCTTTTTATCGGGAAGCTATTTTTAATTTGCTGATTCAACAACGCTTAGATTTGATAAGGTTTGACAGCGACGAACAAGTGGATATGCTACCAATTTTTGAGTGGGATAGAAAAGAAGACGGATATCGAGTACGATTCAAAATTGGCGTAGATAAAATGACGTTTGTCAAAAACTTTGAAAAAACACTGTTGACACCACTGCTAAACAGCGAAGCAGTTGAATTAAATTCAAAAACAACCGTTATTTTAACGGAAGAGCGTTTTACTGAACGTGGCAGACGTTGTCTTGAATTTATTAAACGTAATCGGGGGTTTTGGGTAAAAGATTCTCAAATTATGATTAATAACCATACTATTTCTGACTATGTTCATCTTTTTTCAGATGATGATGAATTTGGTTTGACGTTATGGAATAAAAAGTTAGGCTTGCACGTTGTGGAGCAAGATGAATCAAGTACAAAAATTGAATTTAATACGAATGGTTTACAAAAATTTGGCTATAGTACAGAATTTATGTATGGTGAAACTTTAGAGGGATCCCCGATTTATGCTCCCGTTACAAAGTGGGATTCGTATATTATTGATATGTTTCTCAATACACGTACTATTTTTCTAACTAATGAACAATTTCAACAGTTGAACGAAGTACTTCAAGATGAACGTACCATTTTTGAATTGATAATTGATGATCAGATTAAAGTCGAAATTCCAGAACGTTTGCAGTTCCGTGTTGATATGAATGAGTCGGATGACTTGGTCATTGAAGTACGAGGTAAAAGTGAAGATTCACGTATTTTTAATCAAATCAATACATTTTTGGAATCTGAATATGGTGCAATTTATCAATCAGATTCATCGACATTTTTTATTAGTAATGAAGAGTCTCGTGATCAATTCATCTTTGAATTATTGCCACAGTTGAACCAGTTAGGGGATGTTTATGTTTCACAAACGATTACTAATATCGCTCGACCGAGACGCGTGCCAATCAAATTGGGTGTCAGCGTTAGTAAAGGTTATTTACAATTATCGATTGATAGTGATGAATTAGATGTTAATGAAATACAGCGGATATTAAAATCATATCGTCAAAAACAAAAGTATCATCTATTAGGAAATGGTGAACGGATTGCGATTCATCAAGAACAGTTCCAAGCATTGGATGAGTTATTGCAAGAACTCGATTTGAAGAAAGTGCCCGTTCGTAAAGAACGTGTACCTGCCTATCGATATTATCAAATTAAAGAGATGGCACAGGAATTTATCGAGATGGATTTTGATGAAAAATTCTTAGCGATGAGTGATCGTAAACCGGAACCAATTGCTAAAAAAATATTACCGACATTACGTGAGTATCAAGTAGCGGGTGTTGAGTGGCTATTAACATTACGCAAAATGGAGTTGGCGGGTATTTTAGCTGATGATATGGGACTAGGTAAAAGTTTGCAATTGATTGCTTATTTGTGGTCAACGCGCACAAAAAATTCGCGTGCCAGCCTAATTGTTGCGCCGGCTTCACTTTTATATAATTGGGAGGCTGAATTTAAGAAATTCAATGCCCCATTTGAAGTGACGGTGGTGACAGGCAATAGTTTACAACGTGAACAGCTTATCGAACACGCCTTACAAAATAATTGTGTTTTAGTGACATCCTATGATTATTTGCGTCGCGATCAAGAATTGTATCAAGCGTATCAATTTGATACTTTAGTGTTAGATGAAGCACATTATATTAAAAACCATCATACGAAAAGTTCTGCAGCTGTGAAGAATTTAAAAGCAGATTATCGTTTAGCGATGACTGGGACTCCAATTGAAAATTCATTAGCAGAATTATGGTCGATTTTCGACTTTTTAATGCCAGGTTATTTATATACGTATCATCATTTTTCAAAAATGTTTGAGTGCCCGATCGTGAAAGAGCATGATGAAGAAAAAGAGCAACGGTTAAAAGAATTGGTGTCGCCATTTGTTATGCGACGTTTGAAAAAAGATACTTTGCATGAATTGCCGGATAAAGTAGAAGAATCGTATTTTGTAGCACTGAGTGAAGAGGAACAAAAGATCTATCAAGCCAATTTAGTCCAAGCGAATCAAGCGTTAGCAACTGAACTTGATTTGAAACAATCATCAATACAAGTGTTGGCATTATTAACACGCTTACGTCAACTTGCTATTGATCCGCGTTTAATCTACGATGACATAAAACAACCATCGTCAAAAATTAACGCAACCGTTGAATTGATTCAACAGGTAATCTTAAATAAACAGTCGGTGTTATTATTCTCGGCTTTTACATCTGGTTTGGCATTGATTGAAGAAGCTTTACAAAAAGTGAAAATTCCGTATGTGATGATTACAGGTAGTACCTCGAAAGAAAAACGTCGCGACGCAGTGGAATTATTCCAAGCGGGTGAAGTGCCTGTATTTTTAATCTCATTGAAGGCTGGTGGTACAGGATTAAACTTAACAAAAGCTAGTACAGTAATTCATTTAGATCCTTGGTGGAATATTTCTGCGCAAAATCAAGCGACCGACCGTGCACATCGGATGGGTCAAGATGAAAAAGTAACAGTCTATAAAATGATTAGTAAAGGTACCATCGAAGAAAAAATTGAGTTACTACAAGCAGACAAAAAAGCTTTGTCGGACGCATTTATTGAGCAGTCGACTGGCGCTATTTCACAATTGTCAGATGAAGAAATTCGTAATTTGTTTGTGTAA